A genome region from Euphorbia lathyris chromosome 4, ddEupLath1.1, whole genome shotgun sequence includes the following:
- the LOC136226125 gene encoding uncharacterized protein — MSNPDLDFAPFDENYVRKVSHEVDEMVDEVSTSSPWSDSHPADFLHLANTTDEGLGFDPKKLIPPPVPTPRLLPKKDRLGSLVCRETIDDLREQYPWLQGGFPPIASVSQGPASVSEELPLNRKRKSNVDVESSRPRKKNTSVSLTVGGTSTSTPSKAKGGPPFHEPIPDISGWWTRTFGKAVSFSCRDIVSSICNVLGRLPSASRVREQVPLPTAMEGIEKRAIEIINFAEGALCRDAERARELESLGTELATQKSLFDDVQGKVKVLEGACQKAMSEKEEALKSLQAKSDELQKVIDDLNSSKEALEMQKRRAEEITAEDGARIYWYGERIHAAYEHGHPDHVLNRPKVPIPEKDLAEKWDKLEAEDADMDEVLLLDWQSFHDSPISCEIPNQNIEGGAPQDVSHVEQDVSRSDAVTDLIVGDSLEADHPTGEDEGAAEGEGGNRGEGEETVV, encoded by the exons atgtcgaaccctgacctcgatttcgcaccgttcgacgaaaattacgttcGCAAGGTGTCtcatgaggttgatgagatggttgatgaagtttcaaccagctctccttggtctgattcccatcccgccgattttctccatctggcgaatacaactgatgagggtctaggttttgaccctaagaagttgattccaccacctgTCCCAACTCCCCGTTTATTACCAAAAAAGGACAGgttgggaagcctagtttgccgcgagacgattgatgacttgcgggagcagtatccttggctccaag gcggcttccccCCAATTGCTTCCGTTTCACAGGGCCCCGCTTCTGTTTCTGAAGAGCTTCCCTTAAATAGGAAGCGGAAGAGTAATGTGGATGTGGAGTCTTCTCGCCCTAGGAAGAAGAATACCTCCGTATCCTTGACTGTCGGTGGTACATCTACGTCCACTCCATCCAAAGCCAAGGGCGGTCCCCCATTTCATGAG CCGATTCCTGAtatcagcggatggtggaccagaacctttggtaaagccgtgagcttttcctgtagggacattgtttcttccatatgcaatgtccttgggcgacttcCCTCCGCTTCTCGTGTGCGCGAACAGGTGCCGCTTCCGACtgccatggaggggattgagaagcgagctatagag attatcaatttcgcggagggtgctctctgcagggatgctgaacgagctagAGAGTTGGAAagccttggtactgaattggcgactcagaagtcgctttttgatgatgtccaaggcaaagtaaaggtccttgaaggtgcttgtcagaaggctatgagcgagaaggaggaagctctcaaatcccttcaggctaagtccgatgagcttcagaaagtcattgatgatctgaattcgtccaaggaagccttggagatgcaaaagaggagggccgaggagatcacagctgaagatggtgctcgcatctattggtatggagagcggattcatgcggcttatgagcatggacatccagatcatgtacttaatcgccccaaggttccaattcctgaaaaggatttagctgagaaatgggacaagttggaggccgaggatgctgatatggatgaggtacttctcctggattggcagagttttcatgattctccaattagctgtgagatcccaaatcagaacATAGAAGGAGGGGCACCACAAGATGTTTCCCACGTTGAACAAGATGTTTCTCGCTCTGATGCGGTTACTGATTTGattgttggggattcgcttgaagcagatcatcccacaggagaagatgaaggagccgctgaaggcgaagggggcaatagaggcgaaggagaagaaactgtagtataa